One Streptomyces sp. SAI-135 DNA segment encodes these proteins:
- a CDS encoding right-handed parallel beta-helix repeat-containing protein codes for MTVIRVAARGRGAHRTIAAALAAAPAGAVVGVEPGEYPETLRLTRRVVLEPEGGVGSVVVCPPAGPAVTVTAPDCVLTGLVLRGTDPAEPLARVEDAAALTLQECELGGGRIEVLGSSAGSSAAANAALGPDADLAAELADPVDGGGVLLLRRTALRGARNTALHLTGDARARAEDTLIEEVDGIGVVLSGTAVLLAERLRVRGVSGSALRVRGEARLLAGDCVLTGAGRNGVLVQDDAAAVLTGCRIDAAVRSGVRVSHTARAELTDCRITEPGGNGLEAADTARLNTRGCRIGTPGGHGVLAVGGTTVLLEETVVDHAGGTALHFGERAVAVIDGSRVRGGDDHALATVDGAQAEVAHSTLEGFRNCGVHVEDEARVVLDAVRVTGGETGVRLRSTAARPSELRDCTALGQRRSGVEIGTGSAAVLQGTRIAGAGAAGVAVDAGGRLTMTGGGIAEAAGSGLVLGRGATAEVDGVRIDRSGKNGILVGDSAHGTFDHCDLTGSAFPALHIGAGADVRFRGCRVFDCGQDVGLAEGAEPVFEDCAAIRVRTAVLPTLTDRPGTPPSRPAGPGAPTRPSEPAPTPVGAELYEQGEPEPEPETLEDLLAELGELVGLDGVKRDVGGMVKLMQTVRLREQAGLPAPPLSRHLVFAGNPGTGKTTVARLYGRLLKALGLLSRGHLVEVDRSALVGEYVGHTGPKTTEAFLRARGGVLFIDEAYALVPAGAANDFGAEAIATLVKLMEDHRDEVVVIAAGYPDDMNRFVGSNPGLSSRFTRSLTFADYSSSELVSIVEHHAQRHRYELTTAARKALAEYVERIPRNAQFGNGRTARQIFQQMTERQALRMSDLIAPDPAQLMQLDEQDLP; via the coding sequence ATGACGGTGATACGCGTGGCCGCCAGGGGCAGGGGAGCCCACCGGACCATCGCGGCCGCACTGGCCGCCGCCCCCGCGGGCGCGGTCGTCGGTGTCGAGCCCGGCGAGTACCCGGAGACCCTCCGGCTCACCCGACGGGTCGTCCTGGAACCCGAGGGCGGCGTCGGCTCCGTCGTCGTGTGCCCGCCCGCGGGGCCCGCCGTCACCGTCACCGCCCCGGACTGCGTGCTCACCGGCCTGGTGCTGCGGGGCACCGACCCCGCGGAACCCCTCGCACGGGTCGAGGACGCGGCCGCGCTGACCCTCCAGGAGTGCGAGCTCGGCGGCGGCCGCATCGAGGTGCTCGGCTCGTCCGCGGGCTCCTCCGCCGCGGCCAACGCGGCACTCGGCCCCGACGCCGACCTCGCGGCCGAACTGGCCGACCCGGTCGACGGCGGCGGCGTCCTGCTGCTGCGCCGCACCGCACTGCGCGGCGCCCGCAACACCGCCCTGCACCTGACGGGCGATGCCCGCGCGCGAGCCGAGGACACGCTGATCGAGGAGGTCGACGGCATCGGCGTGGTGCTCTCCGGCACCGCCGTGCTGCTCGCCGAGCGGCTGCGGGTGCGAGGCGTCTCCGGGTCCGCGCTGCGGGTGCGGGGCGAGGCCCGTCTGCTGGCGGGGGACTGCGTGCTGACCGGCGCCGGCCGCAACGGGGTGCTCGTGCAGGACGACGCCGCGGCCGTGCTGACCGGATGCCGGATCGACGCGGCCGTACGGTCCGGGGTGCGGGTCTCCCACACCGCCCGGGCGGAGCTCACCGACTGCCGGATCACCGAGCCCGGCGGCAACGGGCTGGAGGCCGCCGACACGGCCCGGCTCAACACCCGCGGCTGCCGTATCGGGACACCCGGCGGGCACGGGGTGCTGGCGGTGGGCGGTACGACCGTGCTGCTGGAGGAGACAGTGGTCGACCACGCGGGCGGCACTGCCCTGCACTTCGGCGAGCGCGCCGTCGCCGTGATCGACGGCAGCCGGGTGCGCGGCGGTGACGACCACGCGCTCGCCACGGTCGACGGCGCCCAGGCCGAGGTGGCGCACAGCACCCTGGAGGGCTTCCGAAACTGCGGAGTGCACGTCGAGGACGAGGCGAGGGTCGTTCTGGACGCGGTGCGCGTCACCGGCGGCGAGACCGGCGTGCGCCTGCGGTCCACGGCCGCCCGGCCCAGCGAACTGCGCGACTGCACGGCCCTCGGCCAGCGCCGCAGCGGCGTCGAGATCGGCACCGGCTCCGCCGCCGTGCTCCAGGGCACCCGGATCGCCGGGGCGGGCGCCGCCGGGGTCGCCGTCGACGCGGGCGGCCGGCTCACGATGACCGGCGGCGGGATCGCGGAAGCCGCCGGCAGCGGCCTGGTACTGGGCCGGGGAGCCACGGCGGAGGTGGACGGCGTCCGCATCGACCGGAGCGGCAAGAACGGCATCCTGGTCGGCGACTCGGCCCACGGCACCTTCGACCACTGCGACCTGACCGGCTCCGCCTTCCCCGCCCTGCACATCGGCGCCGGCGCCGATGTGCGCTTCCGGGGCTGCCGTGTCTTCGACTGCGGCCAGGACGTGGGTCTCGCCGAGGGGGCGGAACCGGTCTTCGAGGACTGCGCGGCGATCCGCGTCCGCACGGCCGTACTCCCGACGCTGACGGACCGGCCGGGCACACCGCCGTCACGGCCCGCCGGACCCGGCGCCCCGACCCGGCCGTCCGAACCCGCGCCCACCCCGGTCGGCGCGGAGCTGTACGAGCAGGGCGAACCGGAGCCGGAGCCGGAGACGCTGGAGGACCTCCTCGCCGAACTGGGCGAGCTGGTCGGGCTCGACGGCGTCAAGCGGGACGTCGGCGGCATGGTCAAGCTCATGCAGACCGTACGGCTGCGCGAACAGGCCGGTCTGCCCGCCCCGCCGCTCAGCCGCCACCTGGTCTTCGCCGGCAACCCCGGCACCGGGAAGACGACCGTCGCCCGCCTCTACGGCCGCCTCCTCAAGGCCCTCGGCCTGCTCTCCCGGGGGCACCTGGTCGAGGTGGACCGCAGCGCCCTCGTCGGCGAGTACGTCGGCCACACCGGTCCCAAGACCACCGAGGCCTTCCTGCGCGCCCGCGGCGGTGTGCTGTTCATCGACGAGGCCTACGCGCTCGTCCCCGCCGGGGCCGCCAACGACTTCGGTGCCGAGGCCATCGCCACCCTCGTCAAGCTCATGGAGGACCACCGCGACGAGGTCGTCGTCATCGCCGCCGGATACCCCGACGACATGAACCGCTTCGTCGGCTCGAACCCGGGTCTGTCCTCCCGTTTCACCCGCAGTCTGACCTTCGCCGACTACAGCTCGTCCGAGCTCGTCAGCATCGTCGAGCACCACGCCCAGCGGCACCGCTACGAACTGACCACCGCGGCCCGCAAGGCGCTGGCCGAGTACGTCGAACGCATCCCCCGCAACGCGCAGTTCGGCAACGGCCGCACCGCCCGCCAGATCTTCCAGCAGATGACCGAACGGCAGGCGTTGCGGATGTCCGATCTCATCGCGCCCGACCCGGCCCAGCTGATGCAGCTGGACGAACAGGACCTGCCGTGA
- a CDS encoding serine/arginine repetitive matrix protein 2 produces the protein MPDFSIDYGALHNVQAQMRDLADAADSGGATGVFKEVGEATSSERKALFGSSDLSYAFNLFYTRSSSRTQQAKDGLTELADTFSGVADAFFNADAQLSSAAGLMSGSIGLDEWKNDKEAYESWQNDKAAWDAYLQDIGASDYFAEHPDADIGTVCSADDAPGWCETWINDDDAPTDPGAPPDKPADDPPTSYTYEDEQGKVDVTVELDDDYNVMKETSTITTPDGQSYTSVTTYDSAPQVIQPANGDSFDVRDYTMETTYADGSKTTTQVVIDEDGSGTMTTTDADGNTTVSTRPGPYDDWSEPEEDEE, from the coding sequence GTGCCCGACTTCTCCATCGACTACGGCGCCCTGCACAACGTGCAGGCACAGATGCGCGACCTCGCGGACGCCGCCGACTCCGGTGGCGCGACCGGGGTGTTCAAGGAGGTCGGCGAGGCCACCAGCTCCGAGCGCAAGGCGCTGTTCGGCTCCTCCGACCTGTCGTACGCCTTCAACCTCTTCTACACACGGTCCAGTTCACGCACGCAACAGGCCAAGGACGGGCTCACCGAACTCGCCGACACCTTCAGCGGGGTCGCGGACGCCTTCTTCAACGCCGACGCCCAGCTCTCCTCCGCCGCCGGACTGATGAGCGGCAGCATCGGCCTGGACGAGTGGAAGAACGACAAGGAGGCCTACGAGAGCTGGCAGAACGACAAGGCCGCCTGGGACGCCTATCTCCAGGACATCGGCGCCTCCGACTACTTCGCCGAACACCCGGACGCGGACATCGGCACGGTCTGCAGCGCCGACGACGCGCCGGGCTGGTGCGAGACGTGGATCAACGACGACGACGCGCCCACCGATCCCGGCGCTCCCCCGGACAAGCCCGCCGACGACCCGCCGACCTCGTACACCTACGAGGACGAACAAGGCAAGGTCGACGTCACGGTCGAACTGGACGACGACTACAACGTGATGAAGGAGACATCCACCATCACCACCCCGGACGGCCAGTCCTACACGTCCGTCACCACCTACGACTCCGCGCCGCAGGTCATCCAGCCGGCCAACGGCGACTCCTTCGACGTCCGCGACTACACGATGGAGACCACCTACGCGGACGGTTCGAAGACCACCACGCAGGTCGTGATCGACGAGGACGGCTCCGGGACCATGACCACCACCGACGCCGACGGCAACACGACCGTCTCCACACGCCCCGGCCCGTACGACGACTGGTCCGAACCCGAGGAGGACGAGGAGTAG
- a CDS encoding FtsK/SpoIIIE domain-containing protein, whose translation MKLTLTTADAGGQRRDHLLDLPEDATVADLGVALESPRLYLGERAVSPDLAVAASGIRAGAVLGLGVPVVSRSATRAWAPPSTDPVLVEIRHVGGPGAGRSWWLGPGDHEVGTDRGCALRVRGGDAPEQGVWLTVGTDGEVAFRLPEDVDPARHGLRSLTPPPPVDPETGTPLTTEEPAGPVDGGPGGHTARPAPPGPDGLPAEPVPPPAGQLPPPDDGFEPWPAYADLALGDHLLRRVAPFEPDAAVNPSADGHGIEYNRPPRIAPHLDTESIRMQGPPGERRGRPFPFMMMMAPLVMGLVMMSLFRTFYFVVFIFFTPMMAVSNWIMGRRSGRKAQEEALRLYRLRRAALELEMRDATVEERDLRNATFPDPATVLLTATGPGSLLWQRRRRDPDHLTLRLGTVTRPSLKRIDDQARESNHRHVHWRLADAPFGVELADLGVVGLAGPGDTPRTVACWAVAQAAVLHSPRDLRIVVLTGDEHADAWIWVRWLPHLRPGRPGSVIALGNDPESIAHRVNELVADIQARAGAQASSALGHTLLSEPDVLVVLDGARRLRDVPGVVQLLTQGPRVRIFSLCVDERERLLPEECTAVVTAEGNRLTVRTSGAPAVEGVRADLVDADWCEEVARALAPIRDVTVDSESGLPTEVRLLPLLGQEPPDPAALAAQWARRPASTAFVLGTGYEGTLRLDLVRDGPHGLIGGTTGSGKSELLQTMIASLAAANRPDELTFVLVDYKGGSAFRECAELPHTLGMITDLDGHLVERALASLDAELRRRERVLAEVEAKDHPEYRAKRARDPQLPPLPRLLLVIDEFATLVRELPEFVPGLISLAQRGRSLGLHLILATQRPGGSVSNEIRANTNLRIALRVTDRAESQDIINAPDAVSISPANPGRALIRRGSGAPTPFQSAWVGAERGGATSAERGASARPVRGVELTWARLGRPADVGAHEEDEAATAVVPGEEPLTDLRALVDAIGRAAELLDDYQPQPSPWLPAMADSVGVGELPPVPKNPPGALPLVPYALLDIPQLQEQRLGTIDFATFGHLYVIGSPRTGRTQVLRTVAGTAALAISSSDLHIYGIDAAGGGLGPLESLPHCGAVVPRHDTERLERLIARLSAELTVRQRLLSQHDCAGLGELRTKLSKDRRPARILLLIDGWDALSALLDDYDGGRVYTEIVRLLREGAAAGVHVIATSERLLLGGRLAAHNDQRLLLRQADPSDYNLAGMSRHKVPKHIPAGRGWLAPSGIEAQIALLPAEDGADQGDALREIGRRTTARDAAVPEVRRPFGVAELPALIGFQEAVDQVPEADRRPLYALLGVGGDTGTPLGYDFAAGGGSFMVAGPPRTGRSTTLASMCVSLLLGGTSLVVITPRESQLRQLAAHDLAQVLTDPDPSAEAVTAALDAVAGKPTVVVVDDADLLLSCKADKVLRQVAAAGRDRRQGLLLAGLPESMSSLGWVGMARRSRRGILLGPKSIAEGDLIGVRIATEQVRTPLPAGRGWTASESGTPIMVQVPLTVLGG comes from the coding sequence GTGAAACTCACCCTCACCACCGCCGATGCCGGCGGACAGCGCAGGGATCATCTGCTCGATCTTCCCGAGGACGCCACCGTCGCCGATCTCGGCGTGGCTCTGGAGAGTCCGCGGCTCTACCTCGGGGAGCGGGCCGTCAGTCCCGACCTGGCCGTGGCTGCCAGCGGCATCCGCGCCGGGGCGGTCCTCGGACTGGGCGTCCCCGTCGTCTCGCGCAGCGCCACCCGGGCCTGGGCACCGCCCTCCACCGACCCGGTGCTCGTGGAGATACGGCATGTGGGCGGCCCCGGAGCCGGCCGGTCCTGGTGGCTCGGCCCCGGCGACCACGAGGTCGGCACCGATCGCGGCTGTGCCCTGAGAGTGCGGGGCGGTGACGCTCCCGAGCAGGGCGTCTGGCTCACCGTCGGCACCGACGGAGAGGTGGCCTTCCGGCTGCCGGAGGACGTCGACCCCGCCCGGCACGGGCTGCGCAGCCTCACCCCGCCGCCCCCCGTCGACCCGGAGACCGGCACCCCGCTCACCACGGAGGAACCCGCGGGCCCCGTCGACGGCGGACCCGGAGGACACACGGCGCGTCCCGCCCCGCCCGGCCCCGACGGCCTGCCCGCGGAGCCCGTGCCGCCCCCGGCCGGGCAACTGCCGCCCCCGGACGACGGCTTCGAACCCTGGCCCGCCTACGCCGACCTCGCCCTCGGCGACCATCTGCTGCGCCGCGTCGCGCCCTTCGAACCGGACGCCGCCGTCAACCCCTCGGCCGACGGACACGGCATCGAGTACAACCGGCCCCCGCGCATCGCCCCGCACCTCGACACCGAGTCGATCCGGATGCAGGGTCCGCCCGGTGAACGCCGGGGCAGGCCCTTCCCGTTCATGATGATGATGGCCCCGCTGGTCATGGGCCTGGTCATGATGAGTCTGTTCCGCACCTTCTACTTCGTCGTCTTCATCTTCTTCACACCGATGATGGCGGTCAGCAACTGGATCATGGGCCGCCGCTCGGGCCGCAAGGCACAGGAGGAGGCGCTCCGGCTGTACCGGCTGCGCCGGGCCGCCCTGGAGCTGGAGATGCGGGACGCCACCGTCGAGGAACGCGACCTGCGCAACGCGACCTTCCCCGACCCGGCCACCGTGCTGCTCACCGCCACCGGTCCCGGCAGCCTGCTCTGGCAGCGCCGCCGCCGCGACCCCGACCACCTCACCCTGCGGCTCGGCACGGTCACCCGCCCCTCTCTCAAGCGCATCGACGACCAGGCCCGCGAGTCCAACCACCGCCATGTCCACTGGCGCCTGGCCGACGCGCCGTTCGGCGTCGAACTCGCCGACCTCGGCGTCGTCGGTCTCGCCGGGCCCGGCGACACCCCCCGCACGGTGGCCTGCTGGGCCGTCGCCCAGGCGGCCGTGCTGCACAGTCCGCGCGACCTCAGGATCGTCGTGCTGACCGGCGACGAACACGCGGACGCTTGGATCTGGGTGCGCTGGCTGCCGCACCTCAGGCCCGGCCGCCCCGGGAGCGTCATCGCGCTCGGCAACGACCCCGAGTCCATCGCCCACCGCGTCAACGAACTCGTCGCCGACATCCAGGCCCGCGCCGGCGCCCAGGCCTCCTCCGCCCTCGGCCACACACTGCTCAGCGAGCCCGACGTCCTGGTCGTGCTCGACGGCGCCAGGCGCCTGAGGGACGTGCCCGGCGTGGTCCAACTCCTCACCCAGGGACCGCGGGTGCGCATCTTCAGCCTGTGCGTGGACGAACGCGAGCGGCTGCTGCCCGAGGAATGCACCGCGGTCGTCACGGCCGAGGGCAACCGGCTCACCGTACGCACCTCGGGTGCCCCCGCCGTCGAGGGCGTCCGGGCCGACCTCGTGGACGCCGACTGGTGCGAGGAGGTCGCCCGGGCACTCGCCCCGATACGCGATGTGACCGTCGACAGCGAGTCCGGGCTGCCCACCGAGGTACGGCTGCTGCCCCTGCTCGGCCAGGAGCCGCCCGACCCCGCCGCGCTGGCCGCGCAGTGGGCCCGCCGGCCGGCGTCCACGGCGTTCGTGCTCGGCACCGGCTACGAGGGGACCCTCCGCCTCGACCTGGTGCGGGACGGGCCGCACGGCCTCATCGGCGGCACCACCGGGTCCGGCAAGTCCGAGCTGCTGCAGACGATGATCGCCTCGCTGGCCGCGGCCAACCGGCCCGACGAACTGACCTTCGTCCTGGTCGACTACAAGGGCGGCAGCGCCTTCCGCGAGTGCGCCGAACTCCCGCACACCCTCGGCATGATCACCGACCTCGACGGCCATCTCGTCGAGCGCGCCCTCGCCTCCCTCGACGCGGAACTGCGCCGCCGCGAAAGAGTGCTGGCCGAGGTCGAGGCGAAGGACCATCCCGAGTACCGGGCGAAGCGGGCCCGTGACCCACAACTGCCGCCGCTGCCACGCCTGTTGCTCGTCATCGACGAGTTCGCCACCCTTGTGCGCGAACTCCCCGAGTTCGTACCGGGGTTGATCAGCCTCGCCCAGCGCGGGCGCTCTCTCGGCCTGCATCTCATCCTGGCCACCCAGCGGCCCGGCGGCTCGGTCAGCAACGAGATCCGCGCCAACACCAACCTGCGGATCGCGCTGCGCGTCACGGACCGCGCCGAGAGCCAGGACATCATCAACGCACCTGACGCCGTCAGCATCTCGCCCGCCAACCCGGGACGGGCCCTGATCAGGCGCGGTTCCGGGGCGCCCACGCCCTTCCAGAGCGCCTGGGTCGGAGCGGAACGCGGTGGCGCGACCTCCGCGGAACGGGGCGCGTCCGCCCGGCCCGTGCGCGGTGTCGAGCTGACCTGGGCCCGGCTCGGCCGCCCCGCCGACGTCGGTGCCCACGAGGAGGACGAGGCCGCCACGGCGGTGGTCCCGGGGGAGGAGCCCCTCACCGATCTGCGGGCCCTGGTCGACGCCATCGGCCGGGCCGCCGAGCTGCTCGACGACTACCAGCCGCAGCCCAGCCCCTGGCTGCCCGCGATGGCCGACAGCGTCGGCGTGGGGGAGTTGCCGCCGGTTCCGAAGAACCCGCCCGGCGCCCTCCCGCTCGTCCCGTACGCCCTGCTCGACATCCCGCAGCTCCAGGAACAGCGGCTCGGCACCATTGACTTCGCCACCTTCGGCCACCTCTACGTCATCGGCTCACCGCGCACCGGCCGCACCCAGGTCCTCCGGACCGTCGCGGGCACCGCAGCCCTCGCGATCTCCAGCTCCGACCTGCACATCTACGGCATCGACGCGGCCGGCGGCGGGCTCGGCCCCCTGGAATCCCTGCCGCACTGCGGGGCTGTCGTCCCCCGCCACGACACCGAGCGGCTTGAGCGGCTCATCGCCCGCCTGAGCGCCGAGTTGACGGTACGTCAGCGCTTGCTCTCGCAGCACGACTGCGCCGGGCTCGGCGAACTGCGCACCAAGCTCTCCAAGGACCGCCGCCCCGCCCGGATACTGCTCCTGATCGACGGCTGGGACGCGCTCAGCGCCCTGCTCGACGACTACGACGGGGGACGCGTCTACACCGAGATCGTCCGTCTGCTCCGGGAGGGCGCGGCGGCCGGCGTCCACGTCATCGCCACCTCCGAACGCCTGCTGCTCGGTGGCCGACTCGCCGCCCACAACGACCAGCGGCTGCTGCTGCGGCAGGCCGACCCCAGTGACTACAACCTCGCCGGCATGAGCCGTCACAAGGTGCCCAAGCACATCCCCGCCGGCCGCGGCTGGCTCGCCCCCAGCGGCATCGAGGCCCAGATCGCGCTCCTCCCGGCCGAGGACGGCGCCGACCAGGGCGACGCGCTGCGCGAGATCGGACGCCGTACGACCGCCCGGGACGCCGCGGTCCCCGAGGTCCGGCGACCGTTCGGCGTCGCGGAACTGCCCGCGCTGATCGGCTTCCAGGAGGCCGTCGACCAGGTCCCCGAGGCGGACCGGCGCCCGCTGTACGCCCTCCTCGGCGTCGGCGGCGACACCGGGACGCCCCTCGGCTACGACTTCGCGGCCGGCGGCGGCTCGTTCATGGTCGCGGGCCCGCCGCGCACCGGGCGCAGCACGACGCTCGCCTCCATGTGTGTCTCCCTGCTCCTCGGCGGCACCTCGCTGGTCGTGATCACACCTCGCGAGTCCCAGCTCCGCCAGCTCGCCGCGCACGACCTCGCCCAGGTCCTCACGGACCCCGACCCCTCCGCGGAGGCCGTCACCGCGGCGCTCGACGCGGTCGCGGGCAAGCCGACCGTGGTCGTCGTGGACGACGCCGACCTGCTCCTGAGCTGCAAGGCCGACAAGGTCCTGCGCCAGGTCGCCGCCGCCGGACGCGACCGCCGCCAGGGCCTGCTGCTGGCCGGGCTGCCCGAGTCGATGAGTTCCCTGGGCTGGGTCGGCATGGCCCGCCGCTCCCGTCGCGGCATCCTGCTGGGTCCCAAGAGCATCGCCGAGGGCGACCTCATCGGCGTCCGCATCGCGACGGAGCAGGTCCGCACTCCGCTCCCGGCGGGCCGCGGCTGGACGGCGAGCGAGTCGGGCACGCCCATCATGGTCCAGGTGCCGCTGACGGTCCTGGGCGGATAG
- a CDS encoding sigma-70 family RNA polymerase sigma factor, with protein MSLVRSAGLPVPPTAERHRARLLRHAKRLTSGDLHRAEDIVQETMLRAWLTDLDAYDEERRLAWLLRVARNLAVDAHRRERAVPVGVLPEDMLHRPDGAGDLADAVVDRQVVRRALARLSLEHREVLFHVHLRDRTRAEAARVIGVPQGTVKSRNHYALEAMRREIPAA; from the coding sequence ATGTCCCTCGTTCGATCCGCCGGCTTACCCGTCCCGCCCACCGCGGAACGCCATCGCGCCCGTCTGCTGCGTCATGCGAAACGGCTCACCTCGGGTGATCTGCACCGCGCCGAGGACATCGTCCAGGAGACGATGCTGCGGGCCTGGCTGACCGATCTCGACGCGTACGACGAGGAGCGCCGACTCGCCTGGCTCCTGCGGGTCGCCCGCAACCTGGCCGTGGACGCCCACCGGCGCGAACGGGCCGTACCCGTAGGCGTGTTGCCCGAGGACATGCTGCATCGTCCGGACGGCGCCGGGGACCTGGCCGACGCCGTTGTGGACCGGCAGGTGGTCCGGCGGGCCCTGGCGCGGTTGTCCCTCGAGCACCGCGAGGTCCTCTTTCACGTGCATCTGCGCGACCGCACCCGGGCCGAGGCGGCCCGGGTGATCGGCGTGCCGCAGGGGACGGTGAAGTCGCGTAACCATTACGCGCTGGAGGCCATGCGGCGTGAGATTCCGGCCGCTTGA